The Microlunatus soli genome contains the following window.
GGTTCCTCCACCGTCCCCCGTTTGCGCCCGCGACTCAAACGCGGGTCCCGCTGAGTGGGACCGGGTTGACAGCCCGTGAGAATGCCGGGACCCTGCGCCCACGAAGATCCCGGTCCGTCCGACGATCAACGCGGCCCACCACGACACCGGGACAGGGATCAGACCGAGACAGGATCAGACCGGGACAGGGATCAACCCAGGACGGCGATCAGCACGCCGAGGCCGACGAAGATCACGCCGACCGGAATCATGATCAGCAGACCGATCCGGCCGCTGTGTGCGCCGTCGGCGACCTGGGCGTTCGTCGGATCATCGGGATCGACCAGCACCCTGATCGGGAACGGGAATTCGCGCAGCGTCCCACCGGAGACACCGTGCGGATTCTTGGCCGTCCGGGAGACACCGTCGGCTCCGATCCAACGCAACATCCAGTACTGCACCGAGGTGTCGCTACCGGTGTCCCAGACATAGTCGTAGACCTCACCGGGATAGGAGATCCAGCGTCGGCGTCGTTCGGACAGCTGTCGACTGCCGCGGATCCCGAGCACCGTCGTCACCGAGCCGAGCACGATGAAAACGATCGGCAGCAACAGGTTCATGATGTGGTTCCGATCACTCGATCGCGGCCGGCGAGCCGACCGACGGTCGCCTGCAGCAGCGTCAGCGCGATCAGGATGATGATCACCGCCGACCAGCTGCCGGTCAGTTCGCGGATCGATCCTGCCGCGATCGGACCGCCCGCGGCAAGCAGATAACCGAAGCCCTGCGCCATTCCGGACAGCCGGGCGGTATCGGCCGGGTCGCCGGTGCGCAGGCCCATCATCGCCAGCGCGAGCGCGACCGAACTGCCCGACGTCATGCCGCCGAGCACGGCCCAGATGACGACCAGGTCGGGCCACAGCAGCAGCCCGGTCAACGCGATCAGCATCGGCAACGCCACCATGATCGCAATACCGCGCTGATCATCACGGCGCCCCATCAGGACGGTCACGGCGAAGGCTGCGGCGATGCCGACCGCCTGATACAGGAAGAGATGGCTGCCCGCCGCAGCGGCCGTCGTGCCATGTTCGGCCTCGATCGCCGGCAACCAGTTCACCAGCGTGTAGAAGACGGTCGACTGCAGTCCCATGTGCAGCGTGACCTGCCAGGCCAAGGCGGACCGCCACAACCGCTGTCGACGTCGATCATGATCACCGATACCAGCGGGGACGATCGCGGTCGGATGCTCGACCAGCCGCATTCGCACTGCCCAGATGATCATTGCGGCCGCCGCCGGTAGCAACCAGATCCCCACCGACCCACGCCAACCGGACGAGCCGCCGATCGCCAATGCGGCGATCGGCACCGAGATCCCCGAGGCGGTCGCGGCGAAGGTGTTCATGGTCGCGGTATAGCCGCCGGTCATCGGTGAGATGTGGCCGGGGAAGTCTCGTTTCACCACCGCCGGCACCAGCACGTTCCCGATCGCGATGCCGATCCCGATGATCAACGTCCCGATCCAGAGCAGCCCGGGCACTGCCAGCGACCGCGCCGCCAGACCGATGATGATCATGATCAACGCGGCGAGAACCGCCCGGTCGGTTCCGACCCGGCGGGCCAGCAGATGGGCCAACGGCGACACCACCGCAAAGGCCAGCAGCGGCAGCGCGGCGAGCAGACCGAGCAGACCCGGTCCGATGCCGACGTCGACGCCGATCCGATGCAGGACCGGTCCGACCGAGGTGATCGCCGGTCGCAGACAGGCGGCTACCAGCAGCACGCCGATGACGGCCAGGATCGCTCGACCCCGACGACGCGGCAAGGTTGCAGCGTCATCGGGGAGCAGGTCGGGATCGGTCATCGCGCGCTGTCGTCCTCGGCAGTTCATGGGTGAGAGGTCCGCCCACACCCTACGACCGGGTCGGGATCGGCCGATCTCACGGCTCCCCGACGAGCCGCCTGCCTCGCAGGTCGGTGCGCTGCCACGCAGTTTCGATGTCGCCGAGCGGCACCGTCTGGACGTCGAGGTGAGCTGCCTGCTGCGCGTCCGGGTGAGACCCGTTTCGCGGGTGCCGGGGTTTTCCATCCGGCGCGGCGCAGCCGGCAGACTCGCTCTAGTTGAGGATCTCGCCGCGCTCGTCGTTGCGGATCGCCTCGAGCCGGTCCCGCCAGGTCTGCAGGGCTTGTGGAGTGAGTCGGGTCCAGTCGGTGATCTCGCGGACCACCCGCAGCGGCGCCGCGCTGCGATAGGACCGGGTCGGGTTGCCCGGGAACTTCTTGTCGGTGACGTTCGGATCGTTCTCGAACGGGCCGGTGGGCTCGACCTCGTACACGTGCGGCTCGGTGTCCACCGCCGCGATCTCGGCGGCCAGACCGGCGCCGTCGCGCAGCGCGGTGAAGTAGATGTGGTTCATCACGATCTCGGGCCGGTAGTTGGAGCGGAACCCCGGTGTCAGCAGATCGCCCGGCTTCAGTTCCGCCTTCGTCCCGTGGAAGAACGGCCCCTCGTCAGGTGCATCCGTCACAGCGCGAGCATACGGCGCCGGGTGCGCGCTCGGGAATCACGACGCCGGTCGACGAGCGACCTGGAGATGATCATGACCCTGACCGGCCGTCGACGCTACTGTACCTTGACGGTTACGTAACTACCTGGTTACATAGCGCTATGGATGTCGTCCTGCGGGCACTGGCGGATCAGAGCAGACGCACGGTGCTGGAGACACTGGCCGATGGGGAAGCCACCGCAGGCGAGTTGGCTGCGCTGGTGTCGATCTCCCGACCCGGGGTGTCGCGGCATCTGCGGGTGCTGCGGGAGGCAGGTCTGGTCGACGTACGCCAACAGGCGCAGCGCCGGATCTACAGCTTGGCGCCGCGGCCGTTGGCCGAGGTCGATCAATGGTTGGGCCGGTACCGGGTGCTGTGGGAGCAGCGACTGGATGCGGCTGCACACCGAGGTGGCCCGCGGGAAGAGAGCGAGGAGCGAGAAATGACCGGGGACGGAAGAGAGCAATGACGAAAGAGACGGCGACCGACAGTCGCACCCTGGGCAGCCTTCGGGCTGCCGACGGACACGGAGTGGTCCGGATCGAGGAGCGCTTCCAGACCGATGCCGCGGATCTCTGGTCCGCGATCACCGATCCACGGCGGCTGGCACGGTGGTACGGCGAGGTCGACGGCGACCTCCGGGTCGGTGGCGAATACCGCGTCTTCCTGGCAGGCCCGGGGCTGCACGGCGCCGGTCGGATCGAGGTGTGCGATGCCCCGCATCGACTCCAGGTGGTCAGCACCGAGACCGAGGAGTCCTGGCGACCGGGTGACGGTGGGCTGACGTTCGACGAGTCCATCGAGGCGGTGTTGACCGGCGACGGCGACGGCACCACCCTGATCATTGAGGCGCATGGCATGCCGCTGGACAAGATCGCCTTCTACGGGGTCGGCTGGCAGCTGCATGCCGAGCATCTCCGCAGCTACCTCGCCGATGAGGAGCCCGACGACGAGGAAGCTCGTTGGAACGATCTTGTGCCCAGCTATCAGAGGCTGGCCGCCGACCTCCACTGATCGCCTGCTCGACGTGCGGCCCTGCTCGACGTACGAACTGGAGCGGCAGCGGTTCACCGCTTGGGCCACTGCCAGGGTGGACCGTCCAGCGCGCCTTGATCGACGACCAGGGTCTCACCATCGGGCTTCTCCAACTCGACCAGCCTGGCATCGTCGTGGCGGAGTTGCTCGACGACGGTGCCGGCATGGGTGACGACGATGACCTGGGAGTCGTCCGCGGCCCGGGTGATCATCCGGGCCAGTGGTCGCAGCAACTCCGGGTGCAGGCTGGTCTCCGGTTCGTTGAGCACGATCAGCTCGGCCGGCCGCGGGGACAGCAGGGCCGCGGCCCAGACCAGGTAGCGCAGAGTGCCGTCGGACAGCTCGGCGGCATCCAGCGGCCGTAGCAGATTCGGCTGCCGTAGCTGCAGCGTCATCCGGCCGTCGTGCTCGGTGACCATGATCGTGCTGCCGGGAAAGGCTTCATCGATGGTGGCATCGAGCAGGTCGGCGTTCCCGATCTCGCGGATCGTCTGGATCGCGGCAGCAAGATCACCGGCATCGCCGGACAGCACCGGTGTCCTGGTCCCCAGCATCGCCGCGCGGGCCGGAGCGGCGGCATCGGTCCGGACGTGATCGTAGAACCGCCAGCCACGCAACGCGGCCCGGACCGCGCGGATCTCCGGAGCATCGACCTCGTCGAGCATGCTCTCCCACGGTTGGAGTTTGCGCTCCGACGTCCAGCCGGTGTCTTCCCGGATCCGCACCTGGCTGCCACGCCGCTCGGCCAGCAGAGTGGACGGGCGCAGGATCGGTCCGTGCCAGATGCTTTCGACCTTGATCTCGGGATCCCGTTCGAACATCGACCCGCTCGGGGTCGGCAGCCCGAGGTCGACGGCATAGCTGAAGCCGTCGCCGGCGAACCCCAACCGCAACGCGACCGGTCCCTGCCGTACGGTGCCCTGAGCCGGGGCACGGCCCTGTCTGACGGCGCGGCCGATCACCTCCGGCCCGGCCCACAGCGTGGACGGCAGCCCGCCCTCACCGGCCAGCGCTGCCACCGCTCCGTGCCGTCCGGCCGCCGCCAGCAACCGGAGTCCGCGGTAGAGGCTGGACTTGCCGCTCCCGTTCGGGCCGGTCACCACGGTGACCCGGCCGAGCGCGACCCGCAGGCTCCGGATCGACCGATATCCGTCAATCGCCAATGTCGACAGCACGCGGTCAACCGTAATGATCGACACCGACACGGCCGGTCGCGCTGGTCAACGGTGCCGGGCCGTCGGCGAGTGTTGGCGTGCCAGCACATCGAGCAACAGTGCGACGGCGGGACGCCGCCGGCCAGGCCGGGTCGCCAGCCGCAGCCGCCAGATCGGCTGCTCCCGCTCGGGTAACCGTACCGTCCGCACGCCGAGGTCTGGGTCGACCTCGCCCGGCGCGAAACCGACCCCCAGTCCGGCGGCGACCATCCCCGGGATCATCTGCACGTCGGGCACTTCGAGCACGACGGTCCGCGTCAGACCGGCGTGCACGAACGCGGCGTCCACCGCGATCCGGGTCCCGAATCCCGGCGGCGAGTCGACCCACCGCTCGCCATCCAGGTCACCCAAACGCACCCGGGACCGCCGCGCCAACCGATGCGTCGGCGGCAGCAGCAGCGGCATCGGCAGGGTGGCGATCGGCTCCAGCCGAACCGTCGGCGGGGCCGCCTCGCTCGGGCCGACGAAGGCCAGATCGAACTCGCCGGCGTCGACACCGCGCACCAAGTCGGTCGATCCCCGCGGCCGGACGTGCAGTCGGACCTGAACTCCGGGAGCGGCCCGGCCGAAATCAGCCAGCAACCGGGGCAGGTCGACCGGCGCCAGCGCGGTCATGATGCCGAGATCGACCTCGCCGCCCAACTGATCATCGGCACGTTGCACCACCTCACGGGTCGCCCGGGCGGAATTGATCAAGGTCCGGGCCTCCGTCAACAGTGCCTGGCCGGCGGCGGTCAACCGTGGCGCACCGGTGCCGGCCGAACGCTCGAACAGGCGGACCCCGAGATCGCGCTCCAGTGCCCGGATCGTCGTACTGACCCCGGACTGGACGACATTGAGCCGCGCGGCGGCAGCGGTGAACGTCCGCGACTCGGCAACCGCTACGAAGTACTCGAGTTGACGCAGCTCCATCCCGCCATTATCTCCATTTCAGATGACGGCGATCATCGTTCATCGCTTTTCCTGACAGCCGATCGGGATCAGACTTGAGCCCGTGACCATCACAAGGGCGGCGAGCCGCCGCGGATTCTGGCTGATCGCGATCGCGTTCTTGATCACGATGGCGTTCACCACCCTGCCGACGCCGCTGTGGCCGCTGTACCAGCAAGCCAACGGGATGAGCACCAGCAGCGTCACGATCGCGTTCTCCGCCTATGCGGTCGGGGTGTTGATCAGCCTGTTCCTCGGCGGTCACGTCTCGGACTGGGTCGGCCGCCGGCCGATCATGGTCGCGGCGGTGCTGGCAGAGATCGTGGCCGCAGTCATCTTCGTGACATCGACCGCTCTGCCCGCTCTGCTGGTCGCCCGACTGATCTCCGGCTTCGGGATCGGACTGATCACGGCAACCGCCACGGCCTATCTGGTCGACCTGCACGGCCGGGCCGATGCGGACCGACACCCGCTGCTGGCCGACCATGTCGCCACCGCTGCCAATCTCGGCGGCCTGGGCCTCGGCCCGATCGTCGCCGGGATCCTGGCCGGGCTGCTGCCGCGGCCGCTGAGCATGGTGTATCTGATCTTCATCGCCCTGTTGATCATTGCGGTGCCGATGATCATGATCGCGCCGGAGACTGTGAGCCGTAGCCGGCGTCGTTATCGG
Protein-coding sequences here:
- a CDS encoding DUF3592 domain-containing protein; the encoded protein is MNLLLPIVFIVLGSVTTVLGIRGSRQLSERRRRWISYPGEVYDYVWDTGSDTSVQYWMLRWIGADGVSRTAKNPHGVSGGTLREFPFPIRVLVDPDDPTNAQVADGAHSGRIGLLIMIPVGVIFVGLGVLIAVLG
- a CDS encoding MFS transporter, which produces MTDPDLLPDDAATLPRRRGRAILAVIGVLLVAACLRPAITSVGPVLHRIGVDVGIGPGLLGLLAALPLLAFAVVSPLAHLLARRVGTDRAVLAALIMIIIGLAARSLAVPGLLWIGTLIIGIGIAIGNVLVPAVVKRDFPGHISPMTGGYTATMNTFAATASGISVPIAALAIGGSSGWRGSVGIWLLPAAAAMIIWAVRMRLVEHPTAIVPAGIGDHDRRRQRLWRSALAWQVTLHMGLQSTVFYTLVNWLPAIEAEHGTTAAAAGSHLFLYQAVGIAAAFAVTVLMGRRDDQRGIAIMVALPMLIALTGLLLWPDLVVIWAVLGGMTSGSSVALALAMMGLRTGDPADTARLSGMAQGFGYLLAAGGPIAAGSIRELTGSWSAVIIILIALTLLQATVGRLAGRDRVIGTTS
- the arr gene encoding NAD(+)--rifampin ADP-ribosyltransferase, which codes for MTDAPDEGPFFHGTKAELKPGDLLTPGFRSNYRPEIVMNHIYFTALRDGAGLAAEIAAVDTEPHVYEVEPTGPFENDPNVTDKKFPGNPTRSYRSAAPLRVVREITDWTRLTPQALQTWRDRLEAIRNDERGEILN
- a CDS encoding ArsR/SmtB family transcription factor; amino-acid sequence: MDVVLRALADQSRRTVLETLADGEATAGELAALVSISRPGVSRHLRVLREAGLVDVRQQAQRRIYSLAPRPLAEVDQWLGRYRVLWEQRLDAAAHRGGPREESEEREMTGDGREQ
- a CDS encoding SRPBCC domain-containing protein, yielding MTKETATDSRTLGSLRAADGHGVVRIEERFQTDAADLWSAITDPRRLARWYGEVDGDLRVGGEYRVFLAGPGLHGAGRIEVCDAPHRLQVVSTETEESWRPGDGGLTFDESIEAVLTGDGDGTTLIIEAHGMPLDKIAFYGVGWQLHAEHLRSYLADEEPDDEEARWNDLVPSYQRLAADLH
- a CDS encoding AAA family ATPase: MLSTLAIDGYRSIRSLRVALGRVTVVTGPNGSGKSSLYRGLRLLAAAGRHGAVAALAGEGGLPSTLWAGPEVIGRAVRQGRAPAQGTVRQGPVALRLGFAGDGFSYAVDLGLPTPSGSMFERDPEIKVESIWHGPILRPSTLLAERRGSQVRIREDTGWTSERKLQPWESMLDEVDAPEIRAVRAALRGWRFYDHVRTDAAAPARAAMLGTRTPVLSGDAGDLAAAIQTIREIGNADLLDATIDEAFPGSTIMVTEHDGRMTLQLRQPNLLRPLDAAELSDGTLRYLVWAAALLSPRPAELIVLNEPETSLHPELLRPLARMITRAADDSQVIVVTHAGTVVEQLRHDDARLVELEKPDGETLVVDQGALDGPPWQWPKR
- a CDS encoding LysR family transcriptional regulator produces the protein MELRQLEYFVAVAESRTFTAAAARLNVVQSGVSTTIRALERDLGVRLFERSAGTGAPRLTAAGQALLTEARTLINSARATREVVQRADDQLGGEVDLGIMTALAPVDLPRLLADFGRAAPGVQVRLHVRPRGSTDLVRGVDAGEFDLAFVGPSEAAPPTVRLEPIATLPMPLLLPPTHRLARRSRVRLGDLDGERWVDSPPGFGTRIAVDAAFVHAGLTRTVVLEVPDVQMIPGMVAAGLGVGFAPGEVDPDLGVRTVRLPEREQPIWRLRLATRPGRRRPAVALLLDVLARQHSPTARHR
- a CDS encoding MFS transporter, translated to MTITRAASRRGFWLIAIAFLITMAFTTLPTPLWPLYQQANGMSTSSVTIAFSAYAVGVLISLFLGGHVSDWVGRRPIMVAAVLAEIVAAVIFVTSTALPALLVARLISGFGIGLITATATAYLVDLHGRADADRHPLLADHVATAANLGGLGLGPIVAGILAGLLPRPLSMVYLIFIALLIIAVPMIMIAPETVSRSRRRYRPQRVSVPGGARSRYLLLGLTGFVAFALFGLFSALGPKILGSSLGLHATAITGAVSGAVFLLAVISQLVLGFVDRARQVGFGLVGLAVAFALLLTSGATGSVIAFLAGAAVGGVGAGLAFKGAMASARELAEPAVRAEAIAGMFLAAYLGLVVPVVGLGVATHAVSLDTGLAGLSVLMVLITASVLLGLGRTRVDSRRV